A genomic stretch from Setaria viridis chromosome 1, Setaria_viridis_v4.0, whole genome shotgun sequence includes:
- the LOC117843836 gene encoding BTB/POZ and TAZ domain-containing protein 2, which translates to MAPRADFAALRASPADVRVVTSDGSSIPAHSSVLAAASPVLERMIVGARRGWDADRTVVRVLGAPSDAVAAFLHFLYCCPDPSREKAAAAEDWGEDALGAHGAALLALAHAYRVPWLKRRVEAAVAARLTAERAVDALKLAALCDAPRLHLACARLAAKDLAAVQRSEGWRFAGRHDAGLQLELLQLLHDADQRKERWERERASQHVYRQLSDAMVLLDHIFAAADGAWEACKEASPCEDGVRRGLEQLMRHFAACGGRNRKPAACQRCRRAFQLLRLHASVCERAGGEPCRVPLCSNLKAKMQEEGVDKTWKLLVKKVTRARVMPALASREVPEAVKKSWAKYSSRRAGRFR; encoded by the exons ATGGCGCCGCGCGCGGATTTCGCTGCGCTCCGGGCGTCGCCGGCCGACGTGCGGGTCGTCACGTCCGACGGGAGCAGCATCCCGGCGCATTCCTCAGTTCTT GCCGCGGCATCGCCGGTGCTGGAGCGGATGATCGtaggcgcgcggcgcgggtgggACGCCGACCGCACCGTCGTCCGCGTCCTCGGCGCGCCgtccgacgccgtcgccgccttcctccACTTCCTCTACTGCTGCCCCGATCCCAGcagggagaaggcggcggcggccgaagaTTGGGGGGAGGACGCGTTGGGCGCGCACGGGGCGGCGCTGCTGGCGCTGGCGCACGCGTACCGCGTCCCGTGGCTGAAGCGgcgcgtggaggcggcggtggcggcgcggctgaCCGCGGAGCGCGCGGTGGACGCGCTGAAGCTGGCGGCGCTCTGCGACGCGCCGCGGCTGCACCTGGCGTGCGCGCGCCTCGCGGCCAAGGACCTGGCCGCCGTCCAGCGATCCGAGGGGTGGCGGTTCGCCGGCCGCCACGACGCCGGGCTCCAGCTCGAgctgctccagctcctccacgACGCCGACCAG AGAAAGGAGAGGTGGGAGAGGGAGCGCGCGTCCCAGCACGTGTACCGGCAGCTCAGCGACGCCATGGTCCTCCTGGATCAcatcttcgccgccgccgacggcgcctgGGAAGCGTGCAAAGAAGCCTCGCCGTGCGAGGACGGCGTGCGCCGGGGCCTCGAGCAGCTCATGCGGCACTTCGCCGCGTGCGGCGGCCGGAACAGGAAGCCCGCCGCCTGCCAGCGCTGCCGGCGCGCGTTCCAGCTCCTCCGGCTCCACGCCTCCGTCTGCgaacgcgccggcggcgagccttGCAGGGTTCCCTTGTGCAG CAACCTCAAGGCCAAGATGCAGGAAGAGGGAGTTGACAAGACATGGAAGCTTCTGGTGAAAAAAGTAACCAGAGCTAGGGTGATGCCTGCGTTGGCCAGCAGGGAGGTACCAGAGGCTGTGAAGAAGTCATGGGCGAAATACAGCAGCCGTAGAGCTGGTAGATTCAGATAA
- the LOC117855585 gene encoding CAAX prenyl protease 1 homolog, with translation MALPYLEAVLCFMILVYIFETYLQIRQHRVLKLPTLPKPLLGVISDEKFKRSRDYTLHRSYFRFVHEAVTILMHIAILFFRVLPWFWKKSGELVTDVGLNAENEIIHTLAFLAGAMVLLQPLPVQVRRISVHNANDLDNKVSAYNIARGLLQDIKRTRGTVESEASRLAALANLKVKDVEKMMALYHEAKAAYEAMPEAEKGPSEEQIKMMAALSRLSVAQEVARVIQDAAATMASLNKSLTKNVEELEVEMRRPTFMGCGSLSVDCFILLSMILGPLIVAAIIYIVHGGLYVAIYLSGFIFVFVRNSTSLLMVTIYPIVIAPLFNKFTPLPGVLREKIEKLAASLKFPLKKLFVVDGSTRSSQGNAYMYGFYKNKRIVLYDALIQQSSNEDEIVSVITHELGHWKLNHALYSFLAFQLLMFLQFGGYTLVRNSKGLFKSFGFSDQPIIIGLIIFQYAIMPLQHLLNFCFNLVSRAFEYQADAFAKNLGYAPQLRAALVKLQEENLFAMNTDPWYSSYHHYSHPPLVERLQALEDPDSEERRLLEIV, from the exons ATGGCGCTGCCCTACCTGGAGGCCGTGCTGT GCTTTATGATTCTCGTGTACATATTTGAGACATATCTTCAGATCCGTCAGCATAGAGTCCTCAAGTTGCCAACTCTGCCAAAACCCCTGCTGGGAGTAATTAGTGACGAAAAGTTTAAGCGCTCTAGAGATTATACCCTCCACAGAAG TTACTTCCGTTTTGTTCATGAGGCTGTGACTATATTAATGCATATCGCAATACTGTTCTTTAGAGTTCTTCCCTGGTTTTGGAAG AAATCTGGAGAATTAGTCACAGATGTTGGTCTGAATGCTGAGAATGAGATAATACACACCCTTGCGTTCTTAGCTGGTGCCATGGTTTTGTTACAG CCGCTGCCGGTGCAAGTGAGGCGCATCAGCGTCCACAACGCCAACGACCTCGACAACAAGGTTTCTGCATACAACATTGCCCGTGGCCTTCTCCAAGACATCAAACGCACAAGGGGCACGGTGGAGAGTGAGGCGTCTCGTCTGGCTGCTTTGGCCAACCTCAAGGTCAAGGACGTCGAGAAGATGATGGCCCTATACCACGAGGCCAAGGCAGCTTACGAGGCAATgccggaggcggagaagggCCCGTCGGAGGAACAGATCAAGATGATGGCTGCTTTGAGCCGTCTCTCCGTCGCCCAAGAAGTCGCCCGTGTGATTCAAGATGCAGCCGCCACCATGGCATCACTCAACAAATCCCTGACCAAGAATGTGGAAGAACTCGAGGTGGAGATGAGGCGCCCCACCTTCATGGGGTGTG GCAGCCTTTCTGTTGATTGCTTCATTTTACTGTCCATGATATTGGGACCACTTATTGTGGCTGCTATCATCTACATAGTACATG GAGGACTTTATGTGGCTATATATCTCTCGGGTTTTATTTTTGTATttgttaggaatagcactt CTCTCTTGATGGTGACAATATACCCTATCGTGATAGCTCCTCTGTTCAACAAGTTCACTCCT CTTCCTGGAGTACTCAGGGAGAAAATAGAGAAGTTGGCAGCTTCCCTCAAGTTTCCTTTGAAAAAGCTTTTCGTGGTAGATGGCTCTACCAGATCAAGCCAAGGTAAT GCTTACATGTACGGGTTTTACAAAAATAAACGAATAGTACTCTATGACGCGTTGATTCAGCAG AGTAGTAATGAGGATGAGATAGTTTCTGTTATTACACATGAACTTGGGCACTGGAAACTCAATCATGCTCTATATTCCTTTTTAGCTTTCCAG CTACTTATGTTTCTCCAATTTGGAGGATATACTCTAGTAAGGAACTCCAAAGGTCTATTTAAAAGTTTTGGTTTCAGTGATCAGCCGATAATAATTGGATTGATCATTTTCCAG TATGCCATAATGCCTCTCCAACACCTTCTGAACTTTTGCTTCAACCTTGTCAGCAGAGCATTTGAATATCAG GCTGACGCCTTTGCCAAGAACCTTGGATACGCCCCTCAGCTTCGAGCAGCCCTTGTTAAACTACAG GAAGAGAACTTGTTTGCAATGAACACCGACCCATGGTATTCTTCATATCATCACTACTCCCACCCACCTCTTGTGGAAAGGCTTCAGGCTCTGGAGGATCCAGACAGCGAAGAAAGAAGACTCTTAGAGATTGTATAG
- the LOC117863034 gene encoding uncharacterized protein has protein sequence MKFLEYTPFDSINLFLDQLNLGDCAIRGNLEAFSCKHTSTDRRLSISLEHEILDYLGKSSDSDPSSPVEHLSSRSSRKTLIYLVLTLGHMYPDYDFSAVRAHLFFQEEEMESFKQMIDTYLSDASRQWAATNEGSSLLDSMTKAIDEVIKIRECDIYSYNPDSDGDPVQEKGAIWSFYYFFYNRKLKRVVSFRCYCTSKLSGDDFLTGAASDGEEEDALIDMDI, from the exons ATGAAGTTTCTAGAATACACCCCCTTCGACAG CATAAACTTGTTCCTCGACCAACTCAACCTTGGGGATTGCGCAATCAGAGGAAACCTTGAGGCCTTCTCAT GCAAGCACACTTCGACAGACCGTCGGCTTTCAATAAGCCTAGAACATGAG ATTCTTGATTACCTAGGCAAGTCCTCTGACAGTGATCCTTCTTCACCAGTGGAGCACCTATCCTCCAGATCCAG CCGGAAGACATTAATATATCTGGTTCTGACTCTTGGCCACATGTATCCAGATTATGATTTCAG TGCTGTTCGGGCACACTTGTTCTTCCAAGAAGAGGAGATGGAAAGTTTCAAGCAGATGATAGACACCTACTTATCGGACGCTTCTAGG CAATGGGCAGCAACAAATGAGGGCAGTTCTCTTCTGGACAGTATGACTAAGGCTATTGATGAG GTTATCAAAATCAGAGAGTGTGACATCTACAGCTATAACCCAGACTCTGATGGAGATCCAGTTCAAGAGAAAGGGGCCAT ATGGTCATTCTACTACTTCTTCTACAATAGGAAGCTAAAGCGAGTTGTGAGCTTTCGATGTTACTGCACTAG CAAATTATCAGGAGATGACTTCCTAACTGGTGCGGCGTCTGATGGTGAAGAGGAAGATGCCTTGATCGACATGGACATATGA